In Mus caroli chromosome 9, CAROLI_EIJ_v1.1, whole genome shotgun sequence, a single window of DNA contains:
- the Igdcc4 gene encoding immunoglobulin superfamily DCC subclass member 4 isoform X4 has protein sequence MARADTGRGLLVLTFCLLSARGELPLPQETTVKLSCDEGPLQVILGPEQAVVLDCTLGATVAGPPTRVTWSKDGDTVLEHENLHLLPNGSLWLSSPLDREDSDDEEALRIWKVTEGSYSCLAHSPLGVVASQVAVVKLATLEDFSLHPESQTVEENGTARFECHTKGLPAPIITWEKDQVTVPEEPRLITLPNGVLQILDVQDSDAGSYRCVATNSARQRFSQEALLTVTLRGSLEATRGQDVVIVAAPENTTVVSGQSVVMECVASADPTPFVSWVRQDGKPISTDVIVLGRTNLLIASAQPRHSGVYVCRANKPRTRDFATAAAELRVLAAPAISQAPEALSRTRASTARFVCRASGEPRPALHWLHDGTPLRPNGRVKVQGGGGSLVITQIGLQDAGYYQCVAENSAGTACAAAPLAVVVREGLPSAPTRVTATPLSSSSVLVAWERPELHSEQIIGFSLHYQKARGVDNVEYQFAVNNDTTELQVRDLEPNTDYEFYVVAYSQLGASRTSSPALVHTLDDVPSAAPQLALSSPNPSDIRVAWLPLPSSLSNGQVLKYKIEYGLGKEDQVFSTEVPGNETQLTLNSLQPNKVYRVRISAGTGAGYGVPSQWMQHRTPGVHNQSHVPFAPAELKVRAKMESLVVSWQPPPHPTQISGYKLYWREVGTEEEADGDRPPGGRGDQAWDVGPVRLKKKVKQYELTQLVPGRLYEVKLVAFNKHEDGYAAVWKGKTEKAPTPDLPIQRGPPLPPAHVHAESNSSTSIWLRWKKPDFTTVKIVNYTVRFGPWGLRNASLVTYYTSSGEDILIGGLKPFTKYEFAVQSHGVDMDGPFGSVVERSTLPDRPSTPPSDLRLSPLTPSTVRLHWCPPTEPNGEIVEYLILYSNNHTQPEHQWTLLTTEGNIFSAEVHGLESDTRYFFKMGARTEVGPGPFSRLQDVITLQETFSDSLDVHAVTGIIVGVCLGLLCLLACMCAGLRRSSHREALPGLSSSGTPGNPALYTRARLGPPSVPAAHELESLVHPRPQDWSPPPSDVEDKAEVHSLMGGSVSDCRGHSKRKISWAQAGGPNWAGSWAGCELPQGSGPRPALTRALLPPAGTGQTLLLQALVYDAIKSNGRKKPSPACRNQVEAEVIVHSDFGASKGCPDLHLQDLEPEEPLPAETLPSTSGAVDLSQGADWLGRELGGCQPATSGPERLTCLPEAASASCSCSDLQPSTAIEEAPGKSCQPKALCPLTVSPSLPRAPVSSAQVP, from the exons GGGAGCTGCCATTGCCCCAGGAGACAACTGTCAAGCTGAGCTGTGATGAGGGACCCCTGCAAGTGATCCTGGGCCCTGAGCAGGCTGTGGTGCTGGACTGCACTTTGGGGGCTACAGTTGCTGGGCCTCCGACTAGGGTGACATGGAGCAAGGATGGAGACACTGTACTAGAGCATGAGAACCTGCACCTGCTACCCAATGGCTCCCTGTGGCTGTCCTCACCCCTAGATCGAGAAGACAGCGATGATGAGGAAGCTCTTAGGATCTGGAAGGTCACTGAGGGCAGCTATTCCTGTCTGGCCCACAGCCCGCTGGGAGTGGTGGCCAGCCAGGTTGCTGTGGTCAAGCTTGCCA CACTCGAAGACTTCTCTCTGCACCCTGAGTCCCAGACCGTGGAGGAAAATGGGACAGCACGCTTTGAATGCCACACCAAGGGCCTGCCAGCCCCCATCATTACTTGGGAAAAGGACCAGGTGACCGTGCCTGAGGAGCCCCG GCTCATCACTCTTCCCAATGGCGTCCTCCAGATCCTGGATGTCCAGGACAGTGACGCAGGCTCCTACCGCTGTGTGGCCACCAATTCAGCCCGCCAACGATTCAGCCAGGAGGCCTTGCTCACTGTGACCCTCAGAG GGTCCTTGGAGGCTACCAGGGGGCAGGATGTGGTGATTGTGGCAGCCCCAGAGAACACCACGGTAGTGTCTGGACAGAGTGTAGTGATGGAGTGCGTGGCCTCTGCTGACCCCACCCCTTTTGTGTCCTGGGTCCGACAGG ATGGGAAGCCTATCTCCACGGATGTCATCGTTCTGGGCCGGACCAATCTACTCATCGCCAGCGCGCAGCCTCGGCACTCTGGAGTCTATGTCTGCCGAGCCAACAAGCCCCGCACGCGCGACTTCGCCACTGCGGCTGCTGAGCTCAGAGTGCTTG CTGCCCCAGCCATCTCGCAGGCGCCCGAGGCGCTCTCGCGGACGCGGGCCAGCACCGCGCGCTTCGTGTGCCGCGCGTCCGGGGAGCCACGGCCCGCGCTGCACTGGCTGCACGACGGGACCCCGTTGCGACCCAACGGGCGCGTCAAAGTGCAGGGCGGTGGCGGCAGCTTGGTCATCACTCAGATCGGCCTGCAGGACGCTGGCTACTACCAGTGCGTAGCAGAAAACAGCGCGGGAACCGCCTGTGCCGCTGCGCCCCTGGCGGTAGTGGTGCGCGAGGGGCTGCCCAGCGCCCCGACTCGGGTCACAGCCACACCGCTGAGCAGTTCCTCTGTGCTGGTGGCCTGGGAGCGGCCTGAGTTGCACAGCGAGCAAATCATTGGCTTCTCTCTTCACTACCAAAAGGCAAGGG GAGTGGACAATGTGGAGTACCAGTTTGCAGTAAACAATGACACCACAGAGCTGCAGGTTCGGGACCTGGAACCCAACACGGATTATGAGTTCTACGTGGTGGCCTACTCCCAGCTGGGGGCCAGCCGAAcctccagcccagccctggtgcatACACTGGACGATG TCCCCAGCGCAGCACCCCAGCTTGCCCTGTCCAGCCCCAACCCCTCGGACATCAGGGTGGCATGGCTGCCCCTGCCCTCCAGCCTGAGCAATGGACAGGTGCTGAAGTACAAGATAGAGTACGGTTTGGGGAAGGAAG ATCAGGTTTTCTCCACCGAGGTGCCCGGAAATGAGACACAACTTACGTTAAACTCACTTCAGCCAAACAAAGTGTACCGAGTCCGGATTTCAGCTGGCACTGGGGCTGGCTATGGAGTCCCTTCTCAGTGGATGCAGCACAGGACACCTGGTGTGCACAACCAGAGCCATG TTCCCTTTGCCCCTGCAGAATTGAAGGTGAGGGCAAAGATGGAGTCCCTGGTGGTGTCATGGCAGCcgccccctcaccccacccagaTCTCTGGATACAAACTCTACTGGCGAGAGGTGGgaacagaggaggaggcagatggTGACCGCCCCCCAGGGGGTCGTGGAGATCAGGCTTGGGACGTCGGGCCCGTGCGGCTGAAGAAGAAAGTGAAGCAGTATGAACTGACCCAGTTAG TCCCTGGCAGGCTGTACGAGGTGAAGCTCGTAGCTTTCAACAAACACGAGGACGGCTACGCTGCTGTGTGGAAGGGCAAGACAGAGAAGGCGCCCACACCAG ACCTGCCTATCCAGAGGGGGCCACCGCTGCCTCCTGCCCATGTCCACGCAGAGTCAAACAGCTCCACTTCCATTTGGCTTCGGTGGAAGAAGCCAGACTTTACCACTGTCAAGATTGTTAACTACACTGTACGCTTCGGCCCCTGGGGGCTCAGGAATGCCTCCCTGGTCACCTACTATACCAG ctctggagAAGACATTCTCATTGGCGGTCTGAAACCATTTACCAAGTACGAGTTTGCGGTACAGTCCCATGGAGTGGATATGGATGGGCCCTTTGGCTCCGTCGTAGAACGCTCCACCCTGCCTGATC GGCCTTCAACACCTCCTTCTGACCTGCGCCTGAGCCCCCTGACACCATCCACTGTCCGGTTACACTGGTGTCCCCCCACGGAGCCCAATGGTGAGATTGTGGAGTATCTAATTCTCTACAGCAACAACCACACCCAGCCCGAACACCAGTGGACACTGCTCACCACAGAGG GAAACATCTTCAGTGCAGAGGTCCATGGCCTAGAGAGTGACACTCGGTATTTCTTCAAGATGGGAGCCCGCACAGAGGTGGGGCCTGGGCCCTTTTCCCGCTTGCAGGATGTGATTACTCTACAAGAGACATTCTCAG ACTCCTTGGATGTGCACGCCGTCACGGGCATCATCGTGGGTGTCTGCCTgggccttctctgcctcctggcctGCATGTGTGCTGGCCTACGACGAAGCTCCCACAG GGAAGCCCTCCCCGGATTGTCCTCCTCAGGCACCCCAGGAAACCCAGCACTCTACACAAGAGCTCGGCTCGGGCCCCCCAGTGTCCCTGCTGCCCATGAGTTGGAGTCCCTCGTGCATCCCCGTCCCCAGGATTGGTCCCCACCACCCTCAGATGTGGAAGACAAGGCTGAAGTACACAGCCTTATGGGTGGCAGTGTTTCAGATTGCCGGGGCCACTCCAAGAGAAAG aTCTCCTGGGCTCAGGCAGGGGGACCAAACTGGGCAGGCTCCTGGGCAGGCTGTGAGCTGCCCCAGGGTAGTGGTCCAAGGCCGGCTCTGACCCGTGCTCTGCTGCCTCCAGCGGGAACCGGGCAGACACTGCTGCTGCAAGCCCTGGTGTATGACGCCATAAAG AGCAACGGGAGAAAGAAGCCGTCCCCAGCCTGCAGGAATCAGGTGGAAGCTGAGGTCATTGTCCACTCTGACTTCGGTGCATCCAAAGGATGTCCTGACCTCCACCTCCAAGACCTGGAGCCGGAGGAACCACTGCCTGCAGAGACTCTGCCTTCCACCTCTGGAGCTGTGGATCTGTCTCAAGGAGCAGACTGGTtgggcagggagctgggagggtGCCAACCAGCAACCAGTGGGCCAGAGAGGCTCACCTGCTTGCCAGAAGCAGCCAgtgcctcctgctcctgctcagaCCTCCAGCCCAGCACTGCTATAGAGGAGGCCCCTGGGAAAAGCTGCCAGCCCAAAGCCCTGTGTCCTCTAACAGTCAGCCCAAGCCTTCCCAGGGCCCCTGTCTCCTCTGCTCAGGTCCCCTGA
- the Igdcc4 gene encoding immunoglobulin superfamily DCC subclass member 4 isoform X3, whose translation MARADTGRGLLVLTFCLLSARGELPLPQETTVKLSCDEGPLQVILGPEQAVVLDCTLGATVAGPPTRVTWSKDGDTVLEHENLHLLPNGSLWLSSPLDREDSDDEEALRIWKVTEGSYSCLAHSPLGVVASQVAVVKLATLEDFSLHPESQTVEENGTARFECHTKGLPAPIITWEKDQVTVPEEPRLITLPNGVLQILDVQDSDAGSYRCVATNSARQRFSQEALLTVTLRGSLEATRGQDVVIVAAPENTTVVSGQSVVMECVASADPTPFVSWVRQDGKPISTDVIVLGRTNLLIASAQPRHSGVYVCRANKPRTRDFATAAAELRVLAAPAISQAPEALSRTRASTARFVCRASGEPRPALHWLHDGTPLRPNGRVKVQGGGGSLVITQIGLQDAGYYQCVAENSAGTACAAAPLAVVVREGLPSAPTRVTATPLSSSSVLVAWERPELHSEQIIGFSLHYQKARGVDNVEYQFAVNNDTTELQVRDLEPNTDYEFYVVAYSQLGASRTSSPALVHTLDDVPSAAPQLALSSPNPSDIRVAWLPLPSSLSNGQVLKYKIEYGLGKEEDQVFSTEVPGNETQLTLNSLQPNKVYRVRISAGTGAGYGVPSQWMQHRTPGVHNQSHVPFAPAELKVRAKMESLVVSWQPPPHPTQISGYKLYWREVGTEEEADGDRPPGGRGDQAWDVGPVRLKKKVKQYELTQLVPGRLYEVKLVAFNKHEDGYAAVWKGKTEKAPTPDLPIQRGPPLPPAHVHAESNSSTSIWLRWKKPDFTTVKIVNYTVRFGPWGLRNASLVTYYTSSGEDILIGGLKPFTKYEFAVQSHGVDMDGPFGSVVERSTLPDRPSTPPSDLRLSPLTPSTVRLHWCPPTEPNGEIVEYLILYSNNHTQPEHQWTLLTTEGNIFSAEVHGLESDTRYFFKMGARTEVGPGPFSRLQDVITLQETFSDSLDVHAVTGIIVGVCLGLLCLLACMCAGLRRSSHREALPGLSSSGTPGNPALYTRARLGPPSVPAAHELESLVHPRPQDWSPPPSDVEDKAEVHSLMGGSVSDCRGHSKRKISWAQAGGPNWAGSWAGCELPQGSGPRPALTRALLPPAGTGQTLLLQALVYDAIKSNGRKKPSPACRNQVEAEVIVHSDFGASKGCPDLHLQDLEPEEPLPAETLPSTSGAVDLSQGADWLGRELGGCQPATSGPERLTCLPEAASASCSCSDLQPSTAIEEAPGKSCQPKALCPLTVSPSLPRAPVSSAQVP comes from the exons GGGAGCTGCCATTGCCCCAGGAGACAACTGTCAAGCTGAGCTGTGATGAGGGACCCCTGCAAGTGATCCTGGGCCCTGAGCAGGCTGTGGTGCTGGACTGCACTTTGGGGGCTACAGTTGCTGGGCCTCCGACTAGGGTGACATGGAGCAAGGATGGAGACACTGTACTAGAGCATGAGAACCTGCACCTGCTACCCAATGGCTCCCTGTGGCTGTCCTCACCCCTAGATCGAGAAGACAGCGATGATGAGGAAGCTCTTAGGATCTGGAAGGTCACTGAGGGCAGCTATTCCTGTCTGGCCCACAGCCCGCTGGGAGTGGTGGCCAGCCAGGTTGCTGTGGTCAAGCTTGCCA CACTCGAAGACTTCTCTCTGCACCCTGAGTCCCAGACCGTGGAGGAAAATGGGACAGCACGCTTTGAATGCCACACCAAGGGCCTGCCAGCCCCCATCATTACTTGGGAAAAGGACCAGGTGACCGTGCCTGAGGAGCCCCG GCTCATCACTCTTCCCAATGGCGTCCTCCAGATCCTGGATGTCCAGGACAGTGACGCAGGCTCCTACCGCTGTGTGGCCACCAATTCAGCCCGCCAACGATTCAGCCAGGAGGCCTTGCTCACTGTGACCCTCAGAG GGTCCTTGGAGGCTACCAGGGGGCAGGATGTGGTGATTGTGGCAGCCCCAGAGAACACCACGGTAGTGTCTGGACAGAGTGTAGTGATGGAGTGCGTGGCCTCTGCTGACCCCACCCCTTTTGTGTCCTGGGTCCGACAGG ATGGGAAGCCTATCTCCACGGATGTCATCGTTCTGGGCCGGACCAATCTACTCATCGCCAGCGCGCAGCCTCGGCACTCTGGAGTCTATGTCTGCCGAGCCAACAAGCCCCGCACGCGCGACTTCGCCACTGCGGCTGCTGAGCTCAGAGTGCTTG CTGCCCCAGCCATCTCGCAGGCGCCCGAGGCGCTCTCGCGGACGCGGGCCAGCACCGCGCGCTTCGTGTGCCGCGCGTCCGGGGAGCCACGGCCCGCGCTGCACTGGCTGCACGACGGGACCCCGTTGCGACCCAACGGGCGCGTCAAAGTGCAGGGCGGTGGCGGCAGCTTGGTCATCACTCAGATCGGCCTGCAGGACGCTGGCTACTACCAGTGCGTAGCAGAAAACAGCGCGGGAACCGCCTGTGCCGCTGCGCCCCTGGCGGTAGTGGTGCGCGAGGGGCTGCCCAGCGCCCCGACTCGGGTCACAGCCACACCGCTGAGCAGTTCCTCTGTGCTGGTGGCCTGGGAGCGGCCTGAGTTGCACAGCGAGCAAATCATTGGCTTCTCTCTTCACTACCAAAAGGCAAGGG GAGTGGACAATGTGGAGTACCAGTTTGCAGTAAACAATGACACCACAGAGCTGCAGGTTCGGGACCTGGAACCCAACACGGATTATGAGTTCTACGTGGTGGCCTACTCCCAGCTGGGGGCCAGCCGAAcctccagcccagccctggtgcatACACTGGACGATG TCCCCAGCGCAGCACCCCAGCTTGCCCTGTCCAGCCCCAACCCCTCGGACATCAGGGTGGCATGGCTGCCCCTGCCCTCCAGCCTGAGCAATGGACAGGTGCTGAAGTACAAGATAGAGTACGGTTTGGGGAAGGAAG AAGATCAGGTTTTCTCCACCGAGGTGCCCGGAAATGAGACACAACTTACGTTAAACTCACTTCAGCCAAACAAAGTGTACCGAGTCCGGATTTCAGCTGGCACTGGGGCTGGCTATGGAGTCCCTTCTCAGTGGATGCAGCACAGGACACCTGGTGTGCACAACCAGAGCCATG TTCCCTTTGCCCCTGCAGAATTGAAGGTGAGGGCAAAGATGGAGTCCCTGGTGGTGTCATGGCAGCcgccccctcaccccacccagaTCTCTGGATACAAACTCTACTGGCGAGAGGTGGgaacagaggaggaggcagatggTGACCGCCCCCCAGGGGGTCGTGGAGATCAGGCTTGGGACGTCGGGCCCGTGCGGCTGAAGAAGAAAGTGAAGCAGTATGAACTGACCCAGTTAG TCCCTGGCAGGCTGTACGAGGTGAAGCTCGTAGCTTTCAACAAACACGAGGACGGCTACGCTGCTGTGTGGAAGGGCAAGACAGAGAAGGCGCCCACACCAG ACCTGCCTATCCAGAGGGGGCCACCGCTGCCTCCTGCCCATGTCCACGCAGAGTCAAACAGCTCCACTTCCATTTGGCTTCGGTGGAAGAAGCCAGACTTTACCACTGTCAAGATTGTTAACTACACTGTACGCTTCGGCCCCTGGGGGCTCAGGAATGCCTCCCTGGTCACCTACTATACCAG ctctggagAAGACATTCTCATTGGCGGTCTGAAACCATTTACCAAGTACGAGTTTGCGGTACAGTCCCATGGAGTGGATATGGATGGGCCCTTTGGCTCCGTCGTAGAACGCTCCACCCTGCCTGATC GGCCTTCAACACCTCCTTCTGACCTGCGCCTGAGCCCCCTGACACCATCCACTGTCCGGTTACACTGGTGTCCCCCCACGGAGCCCAATGGTGAGATTGTGGAGTATCTAATTCTCTACAGCAACAACCACACCCAGCCCGAACACCAGTGGACACTGCTCACCACAGAGG GAAACATCTTCAGTGCAGAGGTCCATGGCCTAGAGAGTGACACTCGGTATTTCTTCAAGATGGGAGCCCGCACAGAGGTGGGGCCTGGGCCCTTTTCCCGCTTGCAGGATGTGATTACTCTACAAGAGACATTCTCAG ACTCCTTGGATGTGCACGCCGTCACGGGCATCATCGTGGGTGTCTGCCTgggccttctctgcctcctggcctGCATGTGTGCTGGCCTACGACGAAGCTCCCACAG GGAAGCCCTCCCCGGATTGTCCTCCTCAGGCACCCCAGGAAACCCAGCACTCTACACAAGAGCTCGGCTCGGGCCCCCCAGTGTCCCTGCTGCCCATGAGTTGGAGTCCCTCGTGCATCCCCGTCCCCAGGATTGGTCCCCACCACCCTCAGATGTGGAAGACAAGGCTGAAGTACACAGCCTTATGGGTGGCAGTGTTTCAGATTGCCGGGGCCACTCCAAGAGAAAG aTCTCCTGGGCTCAGGCAGGGGGACCAAACTGGGCAGGCTCCTGGGCAGGCTGTGAGCTGCCCCAGGGTAGTGGTCCAAGGCCGGCTCTGACCCGTGCTCTGCTGCCTCCAGCGGGAACCGGGCAGACACTGCTGCTGCAAGCCCTGGTGTATGACGCCATAAAG AGCAACGGGAGAAAGAAGCCGTCCCCAGCCTGCAGGAATCAGGTGGAAGCTGAGGTCATTGTCCACTCTGACTTCGGTGCATCCAAAGGATGTCCTGACCTCCACCTCCAAGACCTGGAGCCGGAGGAACCACTGCCTGCAGAGACTCTGCCTTCCACCTCTGGAGCTGTGGATCTGTCTCAAGGAGCAGACTGGTtgggcagggagctgggagggtGCCAACCAGCAACCAGTGGGCCAGAGAGGCTCACCTGCTTGCCAGAAGCAGCCAgtgcctcctgctcctgctcagaCCTCCAGCCCAGCACTGCTATAGAGGAGGCCCCTGGGAAAAGCTGCCAGCCCAAAGCCCTGTGTCCTCTAACAGTCAGCCCAAGCCTTCCCAGGGCCCCTGTCTCCTCTGCTCAGGTCCCCTGA